A genomic window from Sphingobacterium sp. BN32 includes:
- a CDS encoding SDR family NAD(P)-dependent oxidoreductase codes for MSVLNTFDLKGKVAIVTGCKRGIGKAMAEGLAEAGADIIGVSATLELEGSAVQKSIESLGRKFYAYQCDFANRESLYAFIKQVKQNHPTIDILFNNAGNILRKPAAEHPDEYWDEIIEINQNAQFILTREIGKDMVARGSGKIVFTASLLSFQGGINVPGYAASKGAIASLTKAFANEWASKGVNVNAIAPGYIATDNTEALRNDANRSASILDRIPAGRWGEAEDFKGPAVFLASKAADYVHGTILTVDGGWMGR; via the coding sequence ATGAGTGTTTTGAATACGTTTGATTTAAAGGGCAAAGTAGCGATCGTTACGGGTTGTAAACGTGGTATCGGGAAGGCTATGGCTGAGGGATTAGCGGAGGCAGGAGCGGATATCATCGGTGTTTCGGCAACTTTGGAATTGGAAGGTTCGGCGGTGCAAAAGTCTATCGAGAGCTTGGGAAGAAAGTTTTACGCCTACCAATGTGATTTTGCGAACAGAGAGTCGCTTTATGCGTTCATCAAGCAGGTCAAGCAAAATCATCCTACTATTGATATTTTGTTTAACAATGCGGGAAATATCCTGCGCAAGCCTGCGGCAGAACATCCGGATGAGTATTGGGATGAAATCATTGAAATCAACCAGAATGCGCAGTTTATCCTGACGCGTGAAATAGGTAAGGATATGGTTGCTAGAGGTTCCGGCAAGATTGTATTTACGGCTTCTCTACTTTCTTTCCAGGGTGGTATCAATGTGCCTGGCTATGCGGCGTCGAAGGGAGCAATTGCTTCGCTTACGAAAGCATTTGCCAACGAATGGGCAAGCAAAGGCGTAAATGTCAATGCAATAGCCCCGGGATACATTGCGACCGATAATACCGAAGCTTTGCGCAATGATGCTAACCGTTCGGCATCGATCCTAGATCGCATTCCTGCGGGTCGCTGGGGAGAGGCGGAGGACTTTAAAGGTCCGGCGGTATTCCTCGCTTCTAAGGCAGCAGATTATGTGCATGGCACTATCCTAACCGTAGATGGCGGTTGGATGGGTAGATAA
- a CDS encoding DUF4861 family protein, whose protein sequence is MKKLLFLCLMSAGAVYNSYAQQHILLSNPSNLSRQELISIPYASFQEHFKLDTLFTVKDANGNTLPHQIERLGGQTPVNVLVQVALAPKERVTLTVAEGKPTAVASKTYARYVPERFDDFAWENDVVAFRMYGKALEGRKDDAQGMDYWAKRTDQLVINKWYKTDDYHKDHGEGMDYYSVGQTLGAGDVALYFNDALKYTKHYRRYQVLDNGPLRTTFRLEFDPEEVDGQQITLSKTISLDAGSHFNKIALHVNNSTNKATPIAIGVVKRKEENPLLTLGKGNNSLVYWEPEINASGRTGVAVIVPNQKVKYDNNLPEQALLISSAKSGDDFVYYNGAAWDRAGKITNGAAWNKAVEEYKNKLKKPLKVVLK, encoded by the coding sequence ATGAAAAAATTACTTTTCCTATGCTTAATGAGTGCTGGGGCTGTTTACAACAGCTATGCCCAGCAGCATATCCTGCTGTCGAACCCTAGTAACCTGAGCCGGCAGGAATTGATTTCTATTCCTTATGCGAGCTTTCAGGAGCACTTTAAATTGGATACTCTTTTTACGGTGAAGGATGCCAATGGAAATACCTTGCCTCACCAAATCGAGCGATTAGGTGGCCAAACGCCAGTGAACGTATTGGTACAGGTTGCTTTAGCGCCGAAGGAACGCGTTACATTGACGGTTGCTGAGGGTAAGCCGACTGCTGTTGCGTCGAAAACCTATGCACGCTATGTTCCTGAACGGTTTGACGATTTTGCATGGGAAAATGATGTAGTAGCATTCCGAATGTATGGTAAGGCGCTCGAGGGCCGCAAAGATGATGCGCAGGGAATGGATTACTGGGCGAAACGCACCGATCAGCTTGTCATCAATAAATGGTATAAAACCGATGACTATCATAAGGACCACGGGGAAGGAATGGACTACTATTCAGTAGGACAAACGCTAGGAGCGGGAGATGTTGCTTTGTACTTTAACGATGCGTTGAAATACACGAAACATTACCGTCGGTATCAAGTATTGGACAATGGGCCGCTGCGCACAACCTTCCGTTTAGAATTTGATCCTGAGGAGGTCGACGGACAACAGATTACACTAAGCAAAACTATTAGTTTGGATGCGGGAAGTCATTTCAACAAGATTGCCTTGCATGTAAATAATTCGACTAATAAAGCGACGCCTATTGCTATCGGTGTAGTGAAAAGAAAGGAAGAGAATCCTTTATTAACATTAGGGAAAGGGAATAATTCCTTAGTCTACTGGGAGCCGGAGATCAATGCTAGTGGTCGTACGGGTGTGGCGGTCATCGTGCCTAATCAGAAGGTTAAGTACGATAATAACCTACCGGAGCAAGCTCTGCTGATCAGCTCGGCAAAGAGCGGCGATGACTTCGTTTACTACAATGGAGCGGCATGGGATCGTGCTGGGAAAATAACCAATGGAGCGGCTTGGAATAAAGCGGTTGAGGAGTATAAGAATAAATTAAAGAAACCTTTGAAGGTAGTTTTAAAATAA
- the kduI gene encoding 5-dehydro-4-deoxy-D-glucuronate isomerase has product METTFESRYAIGPNETKTLDTKGLRENFLIDRLFWNDRIHFVYTHFDRYMAGGAMPVDQKLKLETIEPLLKEEFFLSRRELGIINVGGAGTVEVDGEQIDLGTKEALYIGKGVKEVYFSSKNAAEPAKFYLNSTPAHHSYPTKKVTKEQANKIELGALETSNHRVINQMLLHTVIETCQLQMGMTELKPGSVWNTMPAHTHDRRMEVYFYFDLPEGQSVSHFMGPVDETRHIWMQNEQAVISPPWSIHSGAGTSNYTFIWGMAGENMDYDDMDKSPITELR; this is encoded by the coding sequence ATGGAAACTACCTTTGAAAGCCGGTATGCTATTGGACCAAATGAAACCAAAACTTTAGACACAAAAGGACTGCGTGAGAACTTTTTGATCGACAGGTTATTTTGGAATGATCGCATTCACTTTGTTTACACACATTTTGACCGTTACATGGCGGGGGGTGCTATGCCGGTCGACCAGAAGTTAAAGCTTGAAACGATTGAACCTCTTTTAAAAGAGGAGTTCTTCTTAAGCCGTCGCGAATTAGGAATCATCAATGTAGGTGGGGCAGGCACAGTAGAAGTGGACGGCGAACAAATTGACTTAGGAACCAAGGAGGCCTTATATATAGGCAAAGGTGTGAAGGAGGTTTATTTCAGCAGTAAGAATGCGGCAGAGCCTGCAAAATTTTATCTGAACTCTACACCAGCCCACCATAGCTATCCGACGAAGAAAGTAACAAAAGAACAGGCGAATAAAATTGAATTGGGTGCATTGGAGACTTCCAATCACCGCGTAATCAATCAAATGTTGCTGCATACAGTTATCGAAACTTGCCAACTGCAAATGGGGATGACTGAATTGAAGCCAGGTTCCGTGTGGAACACCATGCCAGCGCATACCCACGACAGAAGAATGGAAGTGTATTTCTATTTTGATCTTCCGGAAGGTCAGTCTGTATCTCATTTTATGGGGCCAGTTGACGAAACACGTCATATTTGGATGCAGAACGAACAGGCGGTTATCTCTCCACCCTGGTCTATCCACTCGGGTGCAGGTACCAGCAATTATACGTTTATTTGGGGTATGGCAGGCGAGAATATGGATTATGACGATATGGACAAGAGTCCAATTACAGAACTGAGATAA
- a CDS encoding MFS transporter has product MNEQKAGKYRWTICALLFFATTINYLDRQVLSLTWKDFISPEFHWTNNDYGLITALFSIFYAVGMLFAGRFVDWMDTKKGFLWAIGVWSVGAILHAYCGIATSGILAGEWFVGFEGAKEAIANVHDVARVVNVSVVLFIFARFVLAIGEAGNFPAAIKTTAEYFPKKDRALATSIFNAGSTIGALAAPLSIPVIAKWYGWEMSFIIIGALGFVWMGFWIYMYDKPEVHPKVNEAELEYIQQDDILEAQQATNADVVPTGKVTIMNCLKHKQTWAFAIGKFMTDGVWWFYLFWMPAYLSSVYGIKSSDLNGQLALFVLYSITMLSIIGGWLPSYFINKGMDAYAGRMRAMLIFAFFPLLVLLAQPYGHVSFWVPVLLIGVGAAAHQSWSANIFSTVGDMFPKKAIATVTGIGGLAGGLGSFFINIYSGKLFDHAETNWSQVNGENLVTRFPELANVETKKAFFEQNGVANIEEFLKQLAAQGQTVVNGIDKGYMIIFTFCAVAYLIAWCIMKILVPRMKPVKL; this is encoded by the coding sequence ATGAACGAACAGAAAGCAGGAAAATATAGGTGGACCATTTGTGCGTTGCTATTTTTCGCCACAACGATCAATTACTTGGACAGGCAAGTGTTATCGCTTACCTGGAAAGACTTTATCTCGCCAGAATTTCATTGGACAAATAATGATTACGGACTTATAACCGCCCTATTCTCCATATTCTACGCCGTAGGGATGCTCTTTGCTGGTCGCTTTGTCGATTGGATGGACACCAAGAAAGGTTTTCTATGGGCTATAGGCGTATGGTCGGTCGGTGCAATTCTTCATGCTTACTGTGGTATTGCGACTTCGGGCATCCTCGCCGGCGAATGGTTCGTTGGTTTTGAAGGTGCGAAAGAGGCTATTGCCAATGTGCATGATGTTGCGCGTGTAGTCAATGTGTCTGTGGTACTCTTCATCTTCGCCCGATTCGTGTTAGCAATCGGTGAAGCCGGAAACTTCCCTGCCGCGATTAAAACGACAGCAGAATATTTCCCGAAAAAAGATAGAGCGTTAGCAACTAGTATTTTCAATGCAGGTTCGACCATCGGAGCACTTGCAGCCCCTCTTTCTATCCCCGTTATCGCAAAATGGTATGGCTGGGAAATGTCTTTTATTATTATCGGTGCGCTCGGATTTGTATGGATGGGCTTCTGGATATACATGTATGATAAGCCCGAGGTACACCCTAAGGTAAACGAAGCAGAATTAGAATATATACAGCAGGATGATATTTTGGAAGCGCAGCAAGCAACGAATGCGGATGTGGTTCCGACCGGTAAAGTAACAATCATGAACTGTTTGAAACATAAGCAAACCTGGGCATTCGCTATTGGTAAGTTTATGACAGATGGCGTATGGTGGTTCTACCTGTTCTGGATGCCGGCTTACTTAAGTTCGGTATATGGCATCAAATCGTCTGATTTGAACGGTCAGTTAGCACTTTTCGTTCTCTATAGCATCACGATGCTGTCCATTATTGGTGGCTGGCTCCCTTCTTATTTCATCAATAAAGGGATGGATGCCTATGCCGGACGTATGCGCGCCATGTTGATCTTTGCTTTCTTCCCTTTATTGGTATTGCTTGCACAGCCATACGGACACGTGTCGTTCTGGGTACCTGTTCTATTAATTGGTGTTGGCGCAGCAGCTCACCAGTCATGGTCGGCAAATATCTTCTCGACTGTGGGCGATATGTTCCCTAAAAAAGCGATTGCAACGGTTACGGGAATTGGCGGACTAGCGGGTGGATTGGGCTCGTTTTTTATTAATATCTATTCAGGAAAGCTGTTTGACCATGCCGAAACCAACTGGAGCCAAGTCAATGGCGAAAACCTGGTTACTCGATTTCCGGAGCTGGCTAATGTAGAGACGAAGAAGGCTTTCTTTGAGCAGAACGGTGTAGCCAATATTGAAGAATTCTTAAAACAGCTAGCTGCGCAGGGCCAGACGGTAGTAAATGGGATTGACAAAGGGTATATGATTATATTTACCTTTTGCGCTGTTGCATACCTGATTGCCTGGTGTATTATGAAAATATTAGTACCGAGAATGAAACCTGTTAAGCTTTAG
- a CDS encoding LacI family DNA-binding transcriptional regulator, whose amino-acid sequence MSNITLKELAKKLGISVSTVSKALNDSFEISDETKQRVRDMADEYDYRPNILAKSLKTGRSNTIAVIIPYLANPFQSQILEGAQQAAYERNYKLVFMQSRENADLERDSLRTLHQQNIDGVIITPSANSDLKYLKQFHQNCPLVLVDRIDFELDTFKIGVNNEKGAFDATQHLIDMGRKDIVVLCGMNIGVSQKRIAGYRKALLANYLPDKVENIIQVDYGQSREDLIKNLTNILAKKLQEHKDPIGLLGTTDTLTVSALGILSKLGVSVPEQVAVIGFANTEVAESLNPSLSTIIQPAFDIGYKGVEKLIELVESKNRSQVDFDTTILDTTIIPRRSSKA is encoded by the coding sequence ATGAGTAATATTACCCTAAAGGAGTTGGCTAAAAAGTTGGGGATTTCGGTATCTACAGTATCGAAAGCCTTGAACGACAGTTTTGAAATTAGTGATGAAACGAAACAACGCGTTCGTGACATGGCTGATGAATATGACTATAGACCAAACATCCTGGCGAAAAGCCTCAAAACAGGGCGTAGCAATACCATCGCGGTCATTATTCCCTATCTGGCAAATCCTTTTCAGTCGCAGATTTTGGAGGGCGCCCAACAGGCGGCCTATGAGCGTAACTATAAGCTGGTTTTCATGCAAAGCAGGGAGAATGCCGATTTGGAGCGAGACTCTTTACGCACATTACATCAACAAAATATTGACGGCGTCATCATCACGCCATCCGCAAACAGCGACCTGAAATATCTCAAGCAGTTTCATCAGAACTGTCCTCTTGTTTTGGTGGATCGTATCGACTTTGAGCTGGATACCTTCAAAATTGGTGTCAATAATGAAAAGGGTGCTTTCGACGCTACACAGCATCTTATCGATATGGGCAGAAAGGATATTGTCGTGCTCTGTGGGATGAATATTGGTGTCAGCCAGAAGCGAATTGCAGGTTACAGAAAGGCGTTATTGGCTAATTACTTACCGGATAAGGTAGAAAATATTATCCAAGTCGACTACGGACAATCTCGCGAAGATCTGATAAAAAATCTGACCAATATACTAGCAAAGAAATTGCAAGAGCACAAAGATCCAATCGGATTATTGGGTACGACAGATACGCTAACCGTTAGCGCCTTGGGTATTCTTTCCAAATTGGGTGTTTCCGTTCCGGAGCAGGTTGCGGTTATTGGATTTGCAAATACGGAGGTCGCCGAGTCGCTCAATCCGTCTTTATCGACGATTATTCAGCCTGCATTCGATATTGGCTATAAGGGGGTGGAGAAATTAATAGAATTGGTCGAGTCGAAAAACCGCTCTCAAGTTGATTTCGACACGACCATACTGGATACCACGATTATCCCGCGCCGCTCTTCTAAAGCTTAA
- a CDS encoding RNA polymerase sigma factor: MSNEESHSYNQLLEAISDGNERAFSLFYDLFATELSRHILSKVNDHEVAEDILHDLFLSLWKNRSRLTEIKSVPAYLYSSCRYLILAFYRKRDRTNTMQLDLTSIDVLDDDIPIEDRLYYRYTLDIIESEIENLPTKCRQIFKMSRIEHLSNKDIAEKLSIAESTVEKHINKAISRLRKFSRPYLLFL; the protein is encoded by the coding sequence ATGTCAAACGAAGAATCTCATTCCTATAACCAATTGTTGGAAGCTATCAGTGATGGTAATGAGCGTGCCTTTTCGTTGTTTTATGATTTATTCGCTACCGAACTATCCAGGCATATCCTTTCAAAGGTCAACGACCATGAAGTTGCGGAAGATATCCTGCATGATCTTTTTCTCTCACTTTGGAAAAACAGAAGTCGATTGACGGAAATTAAGTCGGTGCCTGCATATCTATATTCTTCCTGTCGATACCTCATATTGGCCTTTTACAGAAAGCGAGATCGAACAAATACGATGCAGTTGGACCTTACTTCTATTGATGTTTTAGATGATGATATTCCAATTGAAGACCGTCTTTATTATCGCTATACACTGGATATTATTGAGAGTGAGATCGAAAATTTACCGACGAAATGCAGGCAAATTTTCAAAATGAGTCGAATAGAACATCTTAGTAATAAGGATATAGCAGAAAAACTGTCCATAGCTGAATCGACTGTGGAAAAACACATCAATAAGGCTATCAGCCGATTACGTAAATTTTCAAGACCTTATTTACTTTTTTTATAA
- a CDS encoding FecR family protein codes for MQKNQLPKETLDFLKGTSSKEEDARVIAWYDQLDFTQQNTDELVNQISSRSKEKIFQKIGKEKNRASIYSWSRLVAAAVLLIVGFFAWKTISRSNNLSQDATESQLAMIKPARERAIITLETGEEINLDNLKINESIQIGDITVVKNSQGQVSYINSKTGEPQMNSIRIPKASIYTVTLSDGSKVTLNSESKLTYPSVFKNGDRTVVLEGEGYFEIEHTPNKDRFIVQTEQQEVEVLGTKFNIKAFDRENTTFTTLASGSVKVNSRSKPEHQVIKPGQQAYSARNGSLAIQAVDLEKVLGWTNGQFIFDGTNNKETFDEIARWYDVDIQHQANSRNNEYIGKIPRHLTLDKLISLMNYAEIDIQARIDKNNRIKLLIN; via the coding sequence ATGCAGAAAAACCAACTACCAAAAGAGACTTTAGATTTCTTAAAAGGCACCTCGAGCAAAGAAGAGGATGCTCGAGTTATTGCTTGGTACGATCAATTGGATTTTACGCAGCAAAATACCGATGAATTGGTCAATCAAATTAGCTCTAGATCAAAAGAAAAGATATTTCAGAAGATCGGAAAAGAGAAAAATCGGGCTTCTATTTATTCTTGGTCGCGACTGGTAGCTGCAGCTGTATTGCTAATTGTTGGATTTTTTGCGTGGAAGACTATTTCTCGATCCAATAACCTATCTCAGGATGCAACGGAGTCCCAACTCGCCATGATCAAGCCTGCCAGAGAACGTGCAATCATAACCCTAGAGACAGGCGAAGAAATTAATTTAGATAATTTAAAGATTAACGAATCGATACAAATTGGTGATATCACCGTTGTTAAAAATAGTCAGGGACAAGTATCCTATATCAACAGTAAAACTGGGGAACCGCAGATGAATTCGATTCGTATTCCGAAAGCATCCATATATACCGTCACGTTAAGCGATGGAAGTAAAGTGACTTTGAACTCGGAATCTAAACTTACTTACCCCAGCGTATTTAAGAATGGTGATAGAACAGTGGTACTAGAGGGCGAAGGATATTTTGAGATCGAACATACGCCGAACAAAGATCGATTCATCGTACAAACTGAACAGCAAGAAGTGGAAGTTTTGGGGACAAAATTCAATATCAAAGCCTTCGACAGAGAGAACACAACTTTTACTACACTTGCCTCGGGATCCGTCAAGGTCAATAGCCGATCAAAACCTGAACATCAAGTAATAAAACCTGGACAACAGGCGTATTCCGCACGGAATGGAAGCCTCGCTATTCAAGCTGTTGACTTAGAAAAGGTACTTGGCTGGACGAATGGTCAATTCATTTTTGACGGCACGAACAACAAGGAAACTTTCGATGAAATCGCTCGTTGGTATGATGTGGATATTCAGCATCAAGCAAACAGCAGAAATAACGAGTATATCGGTAAGATTCCACGTCACCTCACATTAGACAAATTAATCAGTTTAATGAACTATGCGGAAATAGACATTCAAGCAAGAATCGATAAGAATAATCGAATTAAATTATTGATAAACTAA
- a CDS encoding SusC/RagA family TonB-linked outer membrane protein, translated as MRLNIVLLLLGILLSQANARSLAQEITLSRKNTALSAVLKDIEKQSGYTFFYNKNDINANKRINLAVHKMPLRTVLEDILKQENLTYDFFDKTIVIKKNPSVASGSMKPHGSIQEIKPATQVQLMVRGTIVDEEGNGIVGASIRLKSDARKASSSGEKGEFVLPITSLNEILVISFLGYETREVKASLDRSKMNIVLSKRENTVDEVVVTGMMTFKKESFSGASSVYKQEELKQVANTNVVQAIKSLDPSFLVMENNLSGANPNILPNIELRGTTSISSDNLRDEFTDDPNQPLFILDGFQTKLRNILDLDMNRIASITILKDASSTAIYGSRASNGVVVVETVKPLPGEVRLSYTTDMNMDIADLSSYNMMNSSEILEFEKLSGAYQSDIAQPEFQYTHWDPLYNKRLQQVQSGIDSYWLKDPIRTGFAHRHSLYAEGGSENLVFNIGGNYKKNNAVMKNSGREEWGGRLNLTYRKDKLSVNNNLSIQGYKADESNYGSFSTWVNTKPYFEKYDSSEKYLEYIKGDGLTSIETIIPNPLYNAGLNSFDGQKNWGITNNLQLIYELDQSWRFQASMQVNKEATDFAAFVSPLDSQFDKVSSLIKGRYDSKKRDQFSYTANAMATYSKTFNKQTFTGNLRLEVAENNNTLLGFTAVGFPLSSDGNPAFAYAYEPNKSPKSSKSVSRRNSIISAFNYSYDNRYNVDASFNYDGSTSFGRANSYSPFFSLGGSWNMHRESFLKDNPHVNLLRLRANYGVTGNQNFNSTTSISTYNYMSAYSYFGQGVALATFGNENLKWQKTNQLSAGIDATLFENRFNLTINAYRKKTNDLAVPADLPASTGLLSYPFNAGDLTVEGFELTAKYNVIHRPQDRFVWNIGITGAKSKQTYNNFNTILEGLNASLQNSKSLERYRDGYSPNDLWAVRSLGIDPATGREIFMKKDGSQTFDYDAKDIKAMGNGNPRLQGVLSTNLNYKGFTLSAYLRYIWDQDIMNTALFNKVENISRTDITQFNQDKRALYDRWKQPGDIAQFRAISFTDVTPISSRFIQQENSLSLESLSLAYDFRDYAWINKLGLSGLRISGITNEVFRWSTVRRERGIDYPYAKSYSLTINARF; from the coding sequence ATGAGGTTGAATATAGTCTTACTATTGTTAGGAATTTTATTATCCCAAGCAAATGCACGTTCTCTCGCTCAGGAAATTACCCTTAGCAGGAAGAATACGGCTTTGTCTGCGGTCTTAAAAGACATCGAAAAACAATCGGGATACACATTTTTCTATAACAAGAACGACATCAATGCCAATAAACGAATCAACTTAGCTGTGCATAAAATGCCGCTAAGAACTGTATTGGAAGACATCCTAAAGCAAGAAAACCTTACTTATGATTTTTTTGATAAGACGATTGTAATCAAAAAGAATCCAAGTGTGGCGAGTGGAAGCATGAAGCCCCACGGCAGTATTCAGGAAATCAAACCTGCTACGCAGGTTCAGCTGATGGTTAGAGGTACTATTGTGGATGAGGAGGGGAACGGAATTGTCGGAGCATCTATTCGTTTAAAATCAGACGCAAGAAAAGCTTCATCAAGTGGTGAAAAGGGAGAGTTCGTCCTGCCAATAACCTCGCTGAATGAAATACTAGTGATTAGTTTTCTAGGGTATGAAACTCGCGAGGTGAAAGCTAGCCTAGATCGATCAAAGATGAACATTGTGCTTAGCAAACGTGAAAATACAGTAGACGAAGTGGTAGTTACGGGGATGATGACCTTTAAAAAGGAATCCTTCTCTGGTGCTTCTTCTGTTTATAAACAAGAGGAATTGAAACAGGTAGCAAATACCAACGTTGTCCAAGCGATAAAATCTCTGGATCCTTCATTCTTAGTGATGGAGAACAATTTATCGGGTGCCAATCCCAATATCCTTCCGAATATCGAGTTACGTGGTACAACCAGTATCTCTAGCGACAATCTTCGCGATGAGTTCACCGATGATCCTAACCAACCCTTATTTATCCTAGACGGTTTTCAGACTAAGCTCCGCAACATCCTTGATCTTGACATGAATAGAATTGCTTCAATTACCATATTGAAAGATGCAAGTTCTACTGCAATTTACGGTTCTAGAGCCTCCAATGGAGTTGTTGTAGTAGAGACTGTAAAGCCTTTACCTGGAGAGGTTCGTTTAAGTTATACAACGGATATGAACATGGATATAGCTGATTTAAGCAGCTATAATATGATGAATTCTTCCGAGATTTTGGAATTTGAAAAATTATCCGGCGCATACCAATCCGACATCGCACAACCGGAATTTCAATATACGCATTGGGATCCATTGTATAATAAAAGGCTACAGCAAGTGCAATCAGGAATCGATTCATATTGGTTAAAAGACCCTATCCGTACTGGTTTTGCACACCGTCACTCTCTTTATGCAGAAGGGGGATCAGAGAACCTAGTATTCAATATCGGTGGAAATTACAAGAAAAATAATGCTGTAATGAAAAACTCCGGTCGTGAAGAATGGGGCGGTCGTTTAAATCTGACTTACAGAAAAGATAAACTGAGTGTGAACAACAACTTGAGTATTCAAGGATATAAGGCTGACGAATCTAACTATGGAAGTTTTTCAACTTGGGTCAATACTAAACCATATTTTGAAAAGTATGACTCGTCAGAAAAATATTTAGAATATATTAAAGGAGATGGACTGACATCGATTGAAACAATTATCCCGAACCCTTTATATAATGCAGGTCTCAATAGTTTTGACGGACAGAAAAATTGGGGTATCACCAACAACTTACAGTTAATTTACGAATTAGATCAGTCATGGCGCTTTCAGGCCTCCATGCAAGTCAATAAAGAGGCAACCGACTTCGCTGCCTTTGTCTCTCCATTAGATAGCCAATTTGATAAGGTCAGTTCCTTAATAAAAGGGCGATATGATTCAAAGAAAAGAGATCAATTCTCTTACACGGCAAATGCTATGGCGACCTATTCGAAGACTTTCAATAAGCAAACCTTCACCGGGAACCTGCGTTTGGAAGTCGCAGAAAATAACAATACTTTATTAGGATTTACAGCAGTGGGATTCCCACTTTCTAGCGATGGTAACCCAGCATTTGCTTATGCTTATGAGCCAAATAAATCGCCAAAATCCTCAAAATCTGTGAGTCGTAGAAATTCGATAATTTCGGCGTTCAATTATAGTTACGACAATCGTTATAATGTGGATGCCTCGTTTAACTATGATGGGTCTACCTCTTTCGGACGTGCGAATTCATATTCTCCATTCTTTTCACTCGGTGGAAGCTGGAATATGCATAGAGAGTCGTTCTTAAAAGACAATCCACATGTAAACTTGTTGCGTCTTCGTGCAAACTACGGTGTCACCGGTAATCAAAACTTTAACTCGACAACATCGATTTCTACTTACAATTATATGTCAGCGTATAGTTATTTCGGACAGGGAGTTGCACTAGCGACTTTCGGTAATGAAAATCTGAAATGGCAGAAAACAAATCAGTTGAGCGCAGGGATCGATGCCACCCTTTTCGAAAACCGCTTCAATCTAACAATTAATGCTTATCGAAAAAAAACCAATGACTTGGCTGTACCTGCGGATCTTCCAGCATCGACAGGATTGTTATCCTATCCATTCAATGCTGGTGACCTAACGGTGGAAGGTTTTGAGTTGACTGCGAAATACAACGTAATACATCGCCCACAAGACCGTTTCGTTTGGAACATCGGAATTACCGGCGCTAAAAGTAAACAAACCTACAATAACTTCAACACCATACTAGAAGGACTAAATGCCTCCCTACAAAATTCAAAATCTTTGGAACGCTATCGCGATGGCTATTCGCCAAATGACCTTTGGGCTGTTCGTTCCTTAGGCATAGATCCAGCGACAGGCCGAGAAATCTTTATGAAAAAAGATGGTTCTCAAACATTCGATTATGATGCAAAGGATATTAAGGCTATGGGAAATGGAAACCCGAGGCTGCAAGGGGTATTAAGTACCAATCTGAACTATAAAGGTTTTACGCTATCGGCATACCTGCGCTACATTTGGGATCAGGACATCATGAACACCGCTTTGTTTAACAAAGTCGAGAATATCAGTCGTACAGACATTACGCAATTCAATCAAGACAAGCGTGCCTTGTATGATCGTTGGAAACAACCGGGAGATATTGCCCAATTCCGAGCAATTAGTTTCACCGATGTTACCCCAATATCTTCAAGATTTATACAACAAGAGAATTCCTTGTCGCTTGAATCGCTATCCTTAGCGTATGATTTTAGAGACTACGCATGGATCAATAAACTTGGTTTATCAGGCTTGCGCATATCGGGAATAACCAATGAGGTGTTCCGATGGTCTACTGTACGTCGCGAACGTGGTATCGACTATCCTTATGCCAAATCTTATTCTTTAACTATTAATGCAAGATTCTAA